The region AAAGGTTCCATCAGAAGCAAACACTCCAGGGGAAAGGAGTGCAGTAGCTAAGAATGAGATGAGTGCAAACCAGTTGGCAGCTAAGGCTATGCAACTTCGCTTGAAAGGAAAGAATGAAGAAGCTGACAAACTAATGGTAAGACCATAAAATGAGAGAATAGCCCTCTCGTATAGACTGTGTTTGCCTCTTATGATTTTTGCAGTTTAAATTGATGCATCTTTTTTTTGTCTTATCCATTTTGTGCTTCCCTTCAGAGTTGAATTTGGCATTGTGTTCAATTAGTATATTTTTTCTTACCAGACATGATAAAATAGAGACAgccatcagtgtttgacacttgttttttatgatttcttttttgttcgtTTTGCTATATCACTCGCCCTGGAATTATGATTTGCTTCATTCTTATTGGAGTTATGTTTTAAATTTATCTTTTCTATTACTTTTTCTTGGAAGGGAGATTTTTAAGATGGTAGGAGACTGGGGAATTAAGAGGAGCTTTGCAATACTAACTTCTTTCTTTGCTTTCTGCTTTTACTTTATATTGCTTTAGTAGGAAGTGGGGTTAGTATAGTCTATTGAGTTTATATATAGTCTACCAAAGCTTATCCTTCTAGATTTGTAATTATTCTGATTCCATTTTCTGGATTTTGTTCTTGTTTTGGTGGCAGCAAGAAGCAAAGGTTTTGAACACTACCCAAGGCAATCAAGATCATACGATTAGATCAAAAACCGATGGAAGTTCTAGCAGGTATTTTACCGTCTTGGAATTCTGTGTATACTTTTTTCCCTTGGTCCTGTTCATTACTTGATTTATTCATTTATGATGTCAAAAATAGGTGAATTTTCTTATATAGAACCAAAACATAGTGTCGCTAAATTATGTTGTCTTTGATTTTGTTTGCATTTCTTTATTCTTGTGTGTTTGTTCATAAACATGTTTGATTTGCTGCATCAGTGTTATTGGTTTCTAGAGCTTTATGTATTctgtaatattttattatttcgtATGGTTTCAACGTTCACACTTTACTTTATTCAAGGTATGCTATACAGAAGATATCTGCTCAACAGAAGAAAGGAGAGGATGACGCTGATATGCATCTTGCCCGCAAGATCATGCAGAACAAGCAGTTTAAAGTTTCTACACAGCCTGACGACGAATACGATTTTGAAGATGGTCCAACCAAAAAGAATAGAAAGAAGCAAGGAGGCGATGACCGAAAAACTATCCCGAAAAGGATGAATGAGAGTCGGTTCTTGACCCAGCAAGAGCGCTGCCTCTTTTGCTTAGAGAATCCAAATCGGCCTATGCATCTCACTGTGTCTATTGCCAATTTTACCTACCTTATGTTGCCACAGAGGCAGCCTGTGGTGCCTGGTCATTGCTGCATTTTACCCATCCATGTGAGTTTGATTTCTGCTACTGTTAGTTTTCCTTTCAAAGGTGCACCTAGTTGACAGCAGCCCTAGCATGTCGTATATTGAACACAATCCCTCTAATACAAGTGATTTAAgttatttaatagattatttttttatcataGGATTCACACCTGAAGATTTTCCTCTATGACTATGACTAGAACATTTGCTTAATGGATGGTGTGAGTCCAACCATCCAGCGGCATATTGAGATCATAATAGAAATGACTAATAAGGATTGATTTGTATTTGATGCCTTCTTAATTTTAGGATGTTAACTTGATAAGATGTAGTGTTATTGCATGTGTGGAAGTAACATTAAGTTGTATAAATGTCATGTGAATTGAAAGTGGATCAACAGTTTTTTGAACCTGTTGGTTTGTGCAATAAGGAACtttgttattattattcttaCAGTTTTTTTCTTCTGTAACTTTGTCTCATCCTTTATATGACAGCATGAATCAGCTACAAGAACCGTGGATGATAATGTGTGGGTGGAAATTCGAAACTTCAAGAAATGTTTGATTATGATGTTTGCAAAGCAAGAGAAGGAGGTAGTTTTTCTTGAAACTGTGATGGGATTGGCACAACAGCGCCGCCATTGTATGGTTGAATGTATTCCTTTACCACAAGACATTGCTAAAGAGGCTCCTTTATACTTTAAAAAGGTGAGGTGCCAAACTTTGCTTCTTTGTTATTTTGTGTTGTACTTCATTGCTATTTGCTTGCTTCTCTGTCCAGTATCAATGCTTTTCATTTGTGCATCTTTGAAATGAATTATAAATCTATTAGGTTGAACATAGTTGTGTCTGTTGATTTCTGAAAGCTAGCATGAAAATATTCTTTTACTGTTTCTTTCTGTGTTTCCTGGGTCATTGCTGAACTATCATAGCAGTCTATGTGGTCATTGCTGATGTCTTGTCAAGAGAGGCTTGGCTTGAATTGTGTATCCAGATGGTATAAGGGGCCAAACTTTGCAAAAATCCTGATTGATTAGtatatatagttatatactCTTTTGATGAGTGCCATATGGTTAAAAGCATACGCGCAGATGTCTTTTGATGAGGAGCAGAACCTGAATAGGTTTTCTAAATGATATTTCTAGTATCATTTGAGATTATTGGTATTCCAATGCCTTTGGTAATAGATCCATTGTAACTTGTACTTTGTTATTATTGATGGCACTTTACAttctatcttttttattttatttaatatcaatGTATTTCCCTTTCTGTATGTGTAATTGAAATTATGAACTCACTGTCTTTAAATTGACTTCATCACAGGCAATTGATGAAGCTGAAGATGAGTGGAGCCAGCACAATGCCAAGAAGCTTATTGACACAAGCCAAAAGGGATTGCGCAATTCAATTCCGAAGGACTTTCCTTATTTTCATGTTGAGTTTGGTCTGAACAAAGGTTTTGTCCACGTTATCGATGATGAAACGCAGTTCAATGGCAGCTTAGGGTTCAATGTGCTAAGAGGCATGCTACAGTTGGCGGATGAAGACATGTATAGGCGTCGAAGGTACGAAGCAGTGGAGGTTCAAAAACAAGCAGTTGCTAGCTTTGCCAAAGAGTGGGAACCATTTGACTGGACTAAACAGCTTCGTGAATGAAACATCTTAACATCATATTGTATAGATTAGGCCACTTTGGCTTTTTATGAGTTACTTCATAGCCTATGATAATCGTGCAGCGATACTTACTAAAGCTAAAGTTTTGTATTGTAACTTGTAAGCCCCCACccaaggaaaaggaaaacatTTATTCATTTTCATGTATCCGTTCAGTTCACTGATCATACATATTCATTCCATTGGTGCATACTTGGGTGCCCATAAATTTAAACGAGTGTAAACTACAGGAGTGAGGTGTACCAATAATGTATAAACACTTAATATGACAAGTGCTCACTAGATTTTTTTAGATTATTTACGTTGTAACCCCAACTGAATTTTAGCTTACTAAATATACCCTcatcttttttttaataattatgtatGTAAAACTTTACCACTGGTAAATTATACCCAGAAGCAAAATAACTCAGCACCCCCATTCCTCTGGTTTAACGTGATTTTGTCCCCAAATCTGGGTTTTAACAACATATGCATTCCAACAAACACACCAAAATCTGCAACAATATGTTAAAACACCAGATTGAAGagtgaagaagaaaggaaaagggGAAAAAGCCAGATTGACGagtggagaagaaagaaaagggggAAATCCCAGATTGAAGAGTGGAGAaaaaagaaacgaaaaaaaCCCAGATTGAAAAGTGGAGTAGGGAAAAGATAGAAACGTAGAAGGAAGGACTCAGACCATGACCTGCACCACCAAGCCGGAACAAAACCCTCATCCTCTCAAATCCATCTTTGACAGCGGCCGAGATCTCGCCACTACCAGATGCAGAAGGAGAACAAGTAGAAGAGGAGGAGAGGTGAACCCACCAGATCTAGCCACCGCCGAGCAACTTGGCGGTGCCCAATTCTAAGTTGAATAAGAGATTGGAGATTCAGGAATCGATTTTAAGTTGAAGTGAACAAATGTTTATGAAAAGGTGAAAAAAAGTTGATACAGGATGAACATATGTGAAATAAGGTAAAAGAAGGTGAAAAGATTAATTCAACATCCAATTTTTTCACCTAAGGACTGAATTGAAAAAATAGAAGGTTCTAAGgttagtttataattacaataaaCCTACAGGGTTGATTCAGAGTTTCAAGAAGTTcacaatattattaataaataatccaAGTGTAATTTTTCTACTGGTACATGTCACTCATgtatttaaccaaaaaaaaatttgcttTTGTACCAGAGAAAATGCCCATTCCATTCATTACAAGAGATAGTTTAAAAAGTTATATGAAAATTTATACCAGTATGATTAAGACTTGAAAAAATGTATATTAGTTTACGAATCAAATTGTACTTATTTGTTTAATGCTAGATTTCTATCTAATAAGCATATAATATTACTCATTATATAATGTCAAATTTATAGGTTTGAAAAATGCTTGCATTCCCTCCATTTTATCAAACAAAAATGTTTGCATTGTCGAAGCCAGCGTTCTTCACAAATCACAAGCAAATATAATGCTTTTTAGTCCTTGTTATATCTTTGAtcaagttaaaaataaaaatataaaaagaatagCTGATACATTAACATCATTTATTTTATCAGGTTTCACCAATTTTGATCAAAGCTTAGATCAAagttttttttgctaattttccCCGAATCTGAGGTTAACCAATTTTTAAGTCAAATTAACTGGTCAATTGACATTTTCATGATTCAACATTTCAACCGGTTAGATTGACCGATAAGGTCTGGTTTTAATTAGCTATACATTTTCAATTCATTTCTGAATACATAttgaaatatttatatatacataCACGTTTAAAAACTCAATTTCATGAAAAAACACATTTGTAAATTATTTACTTAACATCGCACCGGTTATTCCACTACTTTCACGAAAAGAATAAAATTCAAAACAAGCTGAAGTTACGTGGAGATATAGCTTACAAGTTATCATGCATAAGTGATaaatcttcaatttgaaaatagaataaaattgaATCTGTATCTGTGCCACCCAAATCAGTTGTATTTGTTGTAGCAGATAGTCATTCAAATCAAACTATGCACGACTAAGTAAATGATACTTAAATCACACATTTCAAGAGCTTCACTCAAGAACTATCACGCTATAAAATGTCACGTTTGTTGTAGTCCTCAAAAACGATGGTAATGATCCAAACACCGAAGAGTAATATTAAGCCTTTCCTCCGGGAGGAGCAATATAATTACCACTATCTTAACGGTGGATTAGTTTCTAAAAAAGGTAATATAGCTATCTCCTGTATAAATGACTTCATGCAAAAGATAAAAATCCCCAGACAGGAGGCCAAGATCCATGTCAAGATGAGCTAAACTGTGGTTCTGGTTCGTCTCCAGCTTCACCAGCAACACAAGCAACTAATTGACATCCGGTTTCTTCAAGTTCAAACAATTATCGGATGCTTGACTAAACAATTCCTGAACCTGATGTAATTCCTTCTCTGACATCAAGAACACACAGAACATGTTAGGCAGTCTCATGACCCAAAACAAGAACCAGTGTAAAAACTCAAAACCTCCTATAATCCAAATATGCATAAacttgtttattgttttaaattacTGCATTTTCAGCACAAAGAAGAAGTTAATGCATATTCTTTACAAGTTACTTTGAGAGACTTAGTTTGAATAATAATTTAAAGCCAATCTTAGATACCAGCATATCAGTACCAAATCACTAGAGTAGTAAAGCCTGCAAGTTGCTTTACACATGAACAAACCACTTCGGtattttaaattcatttttctcCAGTTAAAGTGTTAAACACAATGCTGCTATTTGCTATATGTAAAAATCATGCACCAAGACATCTTTTTCCACTATTTTACATGAATTTAAACTTTCATTTAAGAGAAACCAATATAAACATGGAAAACTAGAGATAAACCTGCAGCTTCCAATTGCTTCTGAAGTTCTTGGCCTATTGCATCATTCTCAGCCTGGAAGGTAAAATCCAGAAACAATGTATAAACATTATACTGCTTGTTACAGTTGGATAATCAGTAACTAACTGCCCCaaaaagtattaaaaaaaaactaactatcCCAAAATCGATTAATCACATATAAAGAAAAAATCAGCGAGCTGTGATTTCCATACTTGTAGTTCGGCAATCCTCTTGAGCTGTGCTTCTTCACCTCCCTCAGCAATTGGAAGTGCTGCAACCAGTGCATCAAACTGCAGAAGAAGCAAGGACATATTTCAATGGATCATACATGAGTGGTCTAATACAATTACAGAAGACCAGATGCAAGATACATAATGACTAATGAGGTACAATgggaaaaaattaagaaataaatagGATAGACTTAATTGGCTAATTTGGTACTTAGCATATGTCCAATATCAGTTAAAAATCTGAAAACGAAAACTGTTCAAGGTATCCTCTTAGAGAACCATGTAACTGGATACCGCGCCTTATTTCTTGACCGATCCTTAAAGGACaatcaaattactttattatgCAGGTAATATACATATTCTTTCTGCAAGAAACCGTATCATCACCTATCTAACCTTAGTATTCTTTAAAATATATGACCCAACATTTCCTTATTCGAAACTTTTTAAACATATTTCAAACATTCCTTAAAACTTGAGACTAAAATGCTACTATATACCTGCTTAGCAGCCTTCACCAAGCCAGTACTCATCAACTTTGGCTGTTCTGAAAAAGTTGTCCCATCCTCTGTAGGTTGTGCAGGTGGTTCAGGGTAATTTGGTGAGATCCGATTAGGAGGAGCATCCCTTTGCAATGTCCCAATGGTATTAAAAGCTAAATTCGCAATcaaattaacttgctcttgtaACTGAGAGATTATATCCATTATCAAAACACCTTTCTGGAGGAAACTTGGACTTGATAAAGTTCAACTACAAAATAACAAACAACTTTAAGGTTACCTATATCTTTATATGTATGAATGCATGTACAAAATAAAGCACATATTCAAAAACCAAACAGCATTTTGGAGCTTCTAGGTTGTCAAACACGCGATTTTACATAATCTCATTTAAGTCTACTCGActactcgaaaacttgtaagaatttaccaaaaatgaaaaataataggcatagaaaaataattttatagcTTGAATAGTTGCAGAGTGTCTCCATTCCATACAATTCCATACAATTTGGGGGTATGAAAACTAATGGTAAATAACCTTCCCATTTCATCCTCATTTAACATAGCAAAACAATGGAACATAAAAACATTCATTCTCATTTCATCCATTCCCACTCCCTACCATCAATCcaaaccaaacatagccttaagaAAACCTGTTACAGAGTACAAATACAGTAGACTAGTACCAATGGAGAAATATTAACGAAATCAAATCAACATTCTGATATGAATTAGCTGATCAGACAAAACAGAACAGTTCAGTGCTTCAGTGATAGAAGATTCGAAGTTCAATTCCGTTAGGAATTAGCAAAAACGGAATAGAGATCAGGGCATACAGAATGGAGGATCAAGCTAAAGGTTCCAATTCCAAATTCACAAAACTGAATAGATAAACATAGGGATGTGAAGGGAGAAGAAGTGAACATTCGCAGAAGTTACTCACCAGTCACTGTGACAGCAAAGGTGCATGGAGGAGAAGCTTCCGGCGGCGGAAACCGGCAGAGAGCGACggagaagaagaagctttgCAGCGGCGAAGCAGCTCGCGGTCGCAGAGAGGTGCGAACCGAAGACAACGGGGATGAATATAAAAAGCCCTATTGTACGGTGCCGTTTTGATGCTAGGATTAGGGactaattttgaaataataatggTGTAAACGGTGATTCTACTAATTCTACCCGAGTTTGAGTGACTCCACCTGAGTTCAATAAACAATAACAATGAGTTTGTGGCCTAGTTAACATCGTTCCTCTATGTAGAATTACAGACTCGATCGAGTCCACGAGTTGAATTTTGAGTTTGACAACCGTAATTCCAAGAAGTTAAGAATTTAATATAACCTAGTGTCCTCAATTGTAACAGTCATTCATGCTCTTTGCCATTTTACCCCTCTTTTTGCTCCGCGTGAAGTTTTTTGCCATGGGAGTGAAGCTTCGTCTTTCCATATTTTAGAATTCGATAGTGAAATGACAGTACCAGGTTTTAAAATATGGTGACCAATCAGGTTCTAAAATCCggcatatattttaaaattatcgATACTACAATCATGAAATTATACTAATGCTACCATATTCTAAAACCTGGAAGGTATAAAATTCACCTCCCATAATTTAAGATTTTGTAATGACTCAGTGGAATGCATTTATCTTGTGGCTCGAGAGAATGAATTTGTTAACTCGATTTTGCGTATATATGATTTTGTAATTTAATGTTTAAAATACTACTAATcaattccattttttttttgttagacaATGATGATACCATTTAATAGACTAATGTATAAGATATTTCTTGGTTCGTTTTATTAATTAACTGagcaatatttttttatttttttatgctaCACGACGGGGCTAGCGCCCCGGAACCGAGCAATATTAATCGGGATTAGCTTACACTTCTCACCTAATCAAATTACTTTATGGTAATCACAATTTCGATAACATGCCTAAATCATAGACACAAACATGTATaatatgtaaaataaaaaatacacttATTCAACAAACAGACCTCCATAAATAGCTTAATATTCCCGTCAATTAATCTAAAATGGATCTCCTATTATCATCAACAATAGCCATGTTATGATTTCCATTCCATAAGACAGCCATGAAATTGACTTTGGCTTACAACACTCTAAAATAACCAAACACAAGCATTTCATTGTTTTCTCGGGTAAAACTACGACACAGAAATTTGAGCAAACTTCATCCAAACTACCTATCTCCTTACCATATGCTAAATTCCAAAATGACTTGTTTCATAGCTTAAAATCCCAGCTACTATAACACCCGGTAGAGAAATCGAAAAGGGTATCACATAAGTGAGTGTAAGAACCACCATGATAACACCAATACCATCATCAATCGATGTAGTCGTCCCCTATTTTCACAATAAGTAACCTAGTGAATAAAACGAACATAATACTAGTGAAGCTGTGGAGGGTCAAATGACTCTAATGAATCTGTCATGCTGATCTATTAAGAAATCCAAAGTAAGGTTCAACCAAATGAATCAAAAGGAAAGACAGATCAAATATCAACTAAGAAATCAAATCAAATGAAGAAGATTGAGATTTAACAAAGATAAATAATCTTGATCAAGATCAATGACAAGAGATCTTAAACTGAGATTAATAAGATGTCCCAAGAAAGATGAACATGTGAATCAGTGCGTTCTTTAAAATATCATACCTGCTCCATTCTGCAACATATTGGCAGGCACAAACTGCCATCAGAACAGAACTTGAAGAATAAAAAGTAACAGATCTAGATGTAGGGATCATAAGTTTATAATAGCAGAAAATATTGTAGACCATTCTACCTGCCTCATCCAATTCAAAAAAAACATCAAGTTAAGCTGCCCGGCCTTCCCACGAGTCCAAGTAGAATTTCTGTTATGATAAAACAGCATAATCAAAATACAATAACCATCCCAACCACAACTTGTCTAAGTTAAGGATAAATAACAACAAACTAAAACAACCTCTCATGACCAAAACCCCAAACAAGATGCACCAGTTAAACGACCTCCTAACCAACCATCTGACAGTGTTCTTGTCAGAACATATCCAATATAAGACAAAACCTAAACACTagaaaaaagaaactaaatcacCACTCACGTTGATAATTTTAAGAATGGGAAAAATGAGCAAAAAAGTGATTGATCCCTCCCTGACAGCAAAGGAGATtcaattaaaaacaaataagTCACTAAGCAAGAGAGAACAATAATCAGTGATGTGAATGTTtgacttgatcagattaggtaAAGAAACTCCACTACTTCCCAATCCCCTCATGAGACATGCGCCAAGGTGCCAAAATCTGTATTCCAGAATTAATATCAGTCTTTAAGGTAACAATAAAAACATCAGGAAGCCTCACAACACAGTAAATATAATGTATAACATAAAATTCATGGATAGCATCAAGTTGTCCATCGATGCTCGAAAAATTCATGTGTCTCATATAATGAGGCAAAGATTACAACAACCTTCATGAATGGCAATGCAAGTACTATGCTCATCTCTTTCTACCACCACGCTCTCTTAAGGATAGGGTAAGTGTTTCTCCTCCGCTGACATTGTAATGAGCAAGTGACAAATTATCCTTAAGAAAGCCTGGCTTTCCACTCAATTTCTGCTTGTTAGCAGGGAGCTGGATATCCCCAGCAATTTTTTCCTTCAGACTGGCAACAGTTTCAGACAGAGATTGCAAGGTTATTTCCAGAACTTGTCCTTTGAGATTTCCTTCATCAACATTAGGAACAGATATACTGATGCGAACAGGTCCCTGAGTGAAAGACCACAAAATTCAAATTAGGATGAAGTGATGAACATAAATAACAGTATAACACTGCTGGTAAATATGATGCAATGTATAActtaatttgaaaaattaagagataATTGTTAATTAAGTAACTCCATACCGGATGCTGAGCCAGAAATTGATCTTCTGGAATCAGAGAAGAATCATCAAGCTTTTGCCTCTTTGGTTCTGGTTCCTCTGGAAGTGGGGGAAGAGCTTCCTCAGGCGGTGGGGGTGGTGGCATTCCTTGAGGCAAGGGTGGTGGATGCATCATAGGCATCATTGATGGTGGATGAGACATAGGAACAAAAGGAGGCCGTGGAACAGGAGTGAACTGAGATccaggtggtggtggaggcatGTGCATTCCTTGGCTATTCATAGAAATTGATGGAGGCATCATCGGATGTGGTTGACCACCCATAACAGACTGCTGTCCAGAATTCATTTGCATTGGAGGAGGGGGAGCTGGGCGGACAGATGGAATCATAGCTGGTGGTCTTGGAGGAGGCATTGGAAGGCCGCCACTGTGCTGATACTGAACGACATTGGGAGGAACACGAGGAAGATTCAATGCTAGTCCAGGTGGTGGCGGAAGAGGACGAATTGAAGGCATGCCGGGCCTTGGAGGGGGTGCAGCAGGACCAGGAAGGTTCTTGCCTTCATAGTTAGAAGCATCATTTTGATCCTCACTTCCAATACTCTGTGACATGGCTTGGTTTGCAGTACGGCCAATACTTCCAGTGTGACCATCCCATATAACCTGCTTAGGTTGCTCATCATTTTTCTTCTCAATTTCTGCCTTGACAGCATTGGAAACCTCTTCCTCCGTTGTACCAAAGATATCAGGACGAGTCCTTGCAAGTCCAACAATGTTTCTTGAGATTTCATCATCCTGAGCCAGAGTTGTTTCTCGAATTTTGGCAAACATCCTTTCTTTTTGTTCTTTGTATTTAGGATCAATGAGAGAAATTCGTATATGTTCTGACATTTCACTAATAGGAATGAGCTCACCAGTGATAGGAGAAACAACAAACTTGGTTGGATCTCTTTCTGCAGGAACTCTGTCCTCTGGTCTCTTCCAGTTCCTCACAATCCTCATTGGTGGTTCAGGGTCTTCAGTAACCCTCATTTCGTTCTTCTTCCCATCATCCTTGTCTTCCAAACTAGCAGCTCTCATGCCCTCTGCAACTAACTGGGCCTCTTCCTCATCCATATCCATTTCCATTTCCTTTCCAGGCTCAACAATATCTTCTTCCATGGCTGACGACACCTTGCTTCTCCTTATCACCTCCTCAAGGGTCATAGGAGTAGGTAATTCTTCATCCTCGTCGTCAGCAAAGTCTATTGTTTCAACCACCACAAAATCATGCCAATCAATCATAGCCATTTGTATCCTTTCCTGCTCGATCTCATCCTCAGCCTTTTGCCTAGCTTGCTCCTGCGAACGCTCCCATTCCAGCCTGTTCACACACCTTTCAAGGACAGTAGTCATGTCAGGGACACTCTTCCTAAGCTTCTCTGTCAAACCCTTTGGAGGCATCAAAACCTTCGAATACGCATCCGCAAGGGAAGTAAAAAATGTAAACATGCTGTGGGTCGGCTTCAAGAAATGGAATGGAAGGTTATTAACTTCCCTACTAGTCAATCCCGTCAAAAAAGATTTCCCATTTCGAGCCACAAACTGCGCTGTAAGCTTTATAATATCCAGCTCTTCCCCTGTTATTCCTTCAGGAAGCCTAACCGTGTATTGCTCAGCCTCAGGCGGGTCAAGCACTTTCCTTACTGGTCTAAACTGGGCAGAAATATCAGGCTTTTCTCCTGCTGCTTCTACTACACCATTACTATCAGGGGCTGGTGCTGATGGGGTTGATTCAGGAACATCCGAATCTCCAGCCAAGTCACCAGGTTGCTGGGTAGAAGACTGATTCTGAGCACGAAATTCAGCCAAGCGATGTTGATAATAAGCATGATACGGATCCGACGAGTGAAGGAAATTAAACTTGGCATTCCCTGCATTATTCGCAACAATCCTCTTCTCGAATTCCGGACCATTTTTAGCCACAAACTGTGAGGTTTTATCAACAATGGTTCTAATGTCCGGAGGTGGATGAATTATTCCAATGGTTCTAGTGTGTGTGGCAACTGTTGCTGCTGGTGCAGCCGGTCTCTGCTCCTCGTCGGAGGGTCTCTCCTCGATCACCTGAGACTCGGGAAGCGGACCGAGGTTTCCATCGAGCGGAGGAGCCGGGAGAGGCAGTATAGGCAATGAACCTAACATGGTGACTGTAAATCCCTAAAACCCTGCAACGAAAATGAAAGTGAGAAAAACATCAAGTTCTGTAACGAAACAAAACCTAATTGATGTAGATGATGATAATATGGATAGACTTCACAAATGCTCAGATGCAAATTGATTTGTTAAGAGAACAATAAAATTAGGGTTTAGTAAGTTTCATTCATAGCTATGGAGTTCAAATCTAGAGagaaaaattgaagaagaagaagaagaagaagaatttctgATTTACCAGATTGTTCCGCAGACTGGGTGATGGAGAATCGAATCTGCGAAGAAGAAGAGACAGTGAGACAAGAACGACGAATCACAGATGAACAAAAGAGAAGTGAACAATGGAAATAATCTGAAGCGAGAAAAATCAGACAATGTGAGAGGGATGGGCTCGGGTGGGTAGTTATGGATTGGGCTTCCTCTGGCCCAAATATACTAAGACCTAACCGCCTTACAACCCATCACAGATCTTTTATGCtacttaaaatttaaaatcttcTTGTTGATAGTCATGATACTAATATCCCAAAAACTCGTAGTTCACATTAAGTTGGTAGGtctctattattttttatacgCACCACTTAAGAATTGAATTTCGGACTAAATGTTTAAGGAGCTCAACTATGCTAGACGTTGGTGGTATAATATAACTTTTTTGTGTGTGTTAAATTGCTCTCGCAATCTGACTATAGTG is a window of Lotus japonicus ecotype B-129 chromosome 5, LjGifu_v1.2 DNA encoding:
- the LOC130718876 gene encoding mediator of RNA polymerase II transcription subunit 21-like; amino-acid sequence: MDIISQLQEQVNLIANLAFNTIGTLQRDAPPNRISPNYPEPPAQPTEDGTTFSEQPKLMSTGLVKAAKQFDALVAALPIAEGGEEAQLKRIAELQAENDAIGQELQKQLEAAEKELHQVQELFSQASDNCLNLKKPDVN
- the LOC130718874 gene encoding probable splicing factor 3A subunit 1, with amino-acid sequence MLGSLPILPLPAPPLDGNLGPLPESQVIEERPSDEEQRPAAPAATVATHTRTIGIIHPPPDIRTIVDKTSQFVAKNGPEFEKRIVANNAGNAKFNFLHSSDPYHAYYQHRLAEFRAQNQSSTQQPGDLAGDSDVPESTPSAPAPDSNGVVEAAGEKPDISAQFRPVRKVLDPPEAEQYTVRLPEGITGEELDIIKLTAQFVARNGKSFLTGLTSREVNNLPFHFLKPTHSMFTFFTSLADAYSKVLMPPKGLTEKLRKSVPDMTTVLERCVNRLEWERSQEQARQKAEDEIEQERIQMAMIDWHDFVVVETIDFADDEDEELPTPMTLEEVIRRSKVSSAMEEDIVEPGKEMEMDMDEEEAQLVAEGMRAASLEDKDDGKKNEMRVTEDPEPPMRIVRNWKRPEDRVPAERDPTKFVVSPITGELIPISEMSEHIRISLIDPKYKEQKERMFAKIRETTLAQDDEISRNIVGLARTRPDIFGTTEEEVSNAVKAEIEKKNDEQPKQVIWDGHTGSIGRTANQAMSQSIGSEDQNDASNYEGKNLPGPAAPPPRPGMPSIRPLPPPPGLALNLPRVPPNVVQYQHSGGLPMPPPRPPAMIPSVRPAPPPPMQMNSGQQSVMGGQPHPMMPPSISMNSQGMHMPPPPPGSQFTPVPRPPFVPMSHPPSMMPMMHPPPLPQGMPPPPPPEEALPPLPEEPEPKRQKLDDSSLIPEDQFLAQHPGPVRISISVPNVDEGNLKGQVLEITLQSLSETVASLKEKIAGDIQLPANKQKLSGKPGFLKDNLSLAHYNVSGGETLTLSLRERGGRKR